One stretch of Roseiconus lacunae DNA includes these proteins:
- a CDS encoding DUF1592 domain-containing protein has translation MNPVATESDAAETDGSIETFLSEYCINCHSVNDPGGEREFETLDLQSIDDDAFVLTQDIIDQLTLGHMPPEDAEQPSDDVRRVVIDALTKQLHQRRSMSTSTGGQTVLRRLSKREYLATIADLFEMDMSMFDPTVGFPRDNTVEHLDNIGDSLVMSSYLLEKYLDAADQIIEKVFQNESQPEEQSWHFDDRFVTQQELSIAHRKAFNYRYMCLYDCPLADKPEGAYGSVRAFEHGVPHDGIYEIRVRAQALHRDSPYDLDRLRIDLNEKFRLGIRPGNIETGELHVVQPIQPLLAETVVEDNELKWYTFEIPLDRGYTPRFTFENGMDGMRSLHTRFHRIYKDMLPPEARGGRGIVAGRNAMLKFGKMPQIRIHEISIRGPLKQDWPRTPLASVLPDGTFVEDNLQSVLKRFASKAFRRPVTDDELDRLIAIYQTRRRHGRPEFEAMKDTLKSVLCSPAFLYFHPECEPGSDRLSSHAVAERLSYFLTGSMPDASLRKRADRGAFDDQTLVSETRRLLNSNRLDGFVEGFVDAWLGLRSLGEMPPDRNQFWQYYASDLETDMKRESQLFLRHTIENDLPVTEWLSADYSFLNRDLARLYGELDQVPPQNATRFRQVRFSDPRRGGLLGQAGILTVSANGIETSPVVRGVWMLENVLGTPPPPPPDDVPAIDPDVRGAKGIRDLLAKHRTLDACNQCHRKIDPLGFALECYDAIGRARNRYPNRSPIDTSGKLPGGESFEGPSDLKHVLLEQKEFFARAFTTKLLAYALGRRIEPEDRATIDEILVDLKDQDYPTRQIIERVVTSDAFARR, from the coding sequence ATGAATCCGGTTGCCACCGAATCGGACGCAGCAGAGACTGACGGTTCAATTGAAACGTTTTTGAGCGAGTATTGCATCAACTGTCATAGCGTCAACGATCCGGGTGGCGAACGCGAATTCGAAACACTCGACCTTCAGTCCATCGATGACGATGCGTTCGTGCTCACTCAAGACATCATCGATCAGTTGACGCTCGGTCACATGCCTCCCGAAGATGCCGAACAACCATCCGATGACGTGCGCCGCGTAGTCATTGACGCATTGACCAAGCAACTGCATCAACGTCGGTCAATGTCCACATCGACCGGCGGTCAAACTGTTCTCCGCAGGCTTTCCAAACGCGAGTACTTGGCGACGATCGCCGACCTGTTCGAAATGGACATGTCGATGTTCGATCCGACCGTCGGTTTTCCTCGCGATAACACCGTCGAACATCTCGACAACATCGGCGACTCGCTGGTGATGTCCAGTTACTTGCTGGAGAAATACCTGGACGCCGCCGATCAGATCATCGAAAAGGTCTTTCAAAACGAAAGCCAGCCAGAGGAACAATCTTGGCACTTTGACGATCGTTTCGTGACACAACAAGAGTTGTCGATCGCGCACCGCAAGGCGTTTAATTATCGCTACATGTGTCTTTACGATTGCCCCTTGGCTGACAAACCCGAGGGCGCCTATGGATCGGTACGCGCATTCGAACACGGTGTGCCTCACGATGGAATTTACGAAATCCGAGTCCGCGCCCAGGCCTTGCACCGCGATAGCCCTTATGACCTCGATCGGTTGAGAATCGACCTCAACGAAAAATTTCGACTCGGCATTCGTCCGGGAAACATCGAAACCGGCGAACTACATGTCGTGCAGCCGATTCAACCGTTGCTGGCCGAAACGGTTGTCGAGGACAATGAGCTGAAGTGGTACACCTTCGAGATACCGCTCGACCGTGGTTACACACCACGATTCACGTTCGAGAACGGAATGGACGGCATGCGTTCTCTCCACACCCGTTTCCACCGGATTTACAAGGACATGTTGCCGCCAGAAGCACGTGGTGGCCGGGGAATCGTTGCCGGACGTAACGCGATGCTGAAATTTGGCAAGATGCCACAAATTCGAATCCATGAAATCTCGATTCGTGGTCCCTTGAAACAAGATTGGCCTCGCACTCCGCTGGCAAGCGTGTTGCCGGACGGAACGTTTGTCGAGGACAATCTTCAGTCGGTATTGAAACGGTTTGCCTCCAAAGCATTTCGGCGCCCCGTCACCGACGATGAACTCGACCGACTGATAGCGATCTACCAAACCCGGCGCCGGCATGGCCGACCTGAGTTCGAGGCGATGAAGGACACCCTGAAATCCGTCTTGTGCTCGCCGGCGTTCTTGTACTTTCATCCCGAGTGTGAACCGGGTAGCGACCGGCTATCCTCTCATGCGGTCGCCGAACGATTGTCCTATTTCTTGACCGGATCGATGCCCGACGCGTCGCTTCGAAAAAGAGCTGACCGGGGAGCGTTCGACGATCAAACGTTAGTCAGCGAAACACGTCGCTTGTTGAATTCCAATCGCTTGGATGGTTTTGTCGAAGGTTTCGTCGATGCCTGGCTCGGATTGCGTTCCCTCGGTGAAATGCCACCGGACCGGAATCAGTTTTGGCAATACTATGCGTCCGACCTAGAGACCGACATGAAACGTGAGTCGCAACTATTCTTGCGACACACCATCGAGAACGACTTACCGGTGACTGAGTGGTTGAGCGCCGACTATTCGTTTCTCAATCGTGATCTTGCGCGACTCTATGGCGAGCTTGATCAGGTTCCCCCTCAAAATGCCACTCGGTTCCGTCAAGTTCGCTTCAGTGACCCACGACGCGGTGGCCTGCTTGGCCAGGCCGGAATTCTGACGGTCTCGGCAAACGGCATCGAAACGTCTCCCGTCGTTCGTGGCGTGTGGATGCTGGAGAATGTACTCGGCACACCGCCGCCTCCACCACCGGACGATGTCCCCGCCATCGATCCTGATGTCCGCGGTGCCAAAGGCATCCGCGATCTACTCGCGAAACACCGCACCCTTGATGCGTGCAACCAATGTCATCGCAAAATTGACCCACTGGGCTTCGCCTTGGAATGCTACGATGCGATCGGTCGAGCTCGCAATCGCTACCCAAATCGAAGCCCCATCGATACCTCGGGCAAACTTCCCGGCGGAGAATCATTTGAGGGGCCGTCGGATCTGAAACACGTCTTGCTTGAACAGAAGGAATTCTTTGCTCGCGCGTTCACCACCAAGTTACTTGCTTACGCTCTGGGCCGCCGAATTGAACCCGAAGATCGAGCAACGATAGACGAGATCCTCGTCGACTTGAAGGACCAAGACTACCCGACGCGACAGATCATTGAGCGAGTGGTGACAAGCGACGCGTTCGCTCGTCGCTAG
- a CDS encoding DUF1552 domain-containing protein, with product MPHSQSLEASRRSVLRAAGISVALPALESVRQSASASEASPAENAKTEKRRMVCIGNMLGFYPEAFWPQQIGQAARTSGVDPKSIPMSETLAPLESYRDDLTVIAGLDHGLKGGHFAIHGFLSGLKHADAKTMPDGNISVDQFAAESIGGQTRFASLTVGSDSGIHGGCQMSWSRAGTRVPPITGPRELFEKLFVGTKQSDKQKAADRFRLKQSILDSIGGDAKSVAKTLNARDKQKLDEYFTSIREVEQRLGNRQQWIDVPKPSPPFDRPRNSNMVDDLPMLYDLIAIALQTDSTRIATLEIGGDFEARDFGFNSGYHALSHHGQREEAIKALKVIDAYQVEQFARFLDKLKSFQTDESNLLDQTTVLFGSGMGNANSHTNSNLPVVLAGGGFRHRGMLAFDQKETHRPPLTNLFLSMLHRFGLHTDAFATSTGTLTGLEIA from the coding sequence ATGCCGCATTCGCAATCATTGGAAGCCTCCCGACGGTCAGTCCTTCGAGCCGCCGGTATCTCGGTCGCGCTGCCTGCCTTGGAATCGGTGCGTCAATCTGCATCTGCGTCCGAGGCGAGCCCAGCAGAAAACGCCAAGACTGAAAAACGGCGGATGGTCTGCATCGGGAATATGTTGGGCTTTTATCCCGAGGCGTTCTGGCCGCAGCAAATTGGTCAGGCAGCGCGAACCAGCGGCGTCGACCCGAAATCGATCCCGATGTCGGAAACGCTTGCTCCGTTGGAATCGTACCGCGACGATCTTACGGTGATCGCGGGCCTGGATCATGGACTGAAAGGCGGACACTTTGCGATCCATGGGTTCCTGAGCGGACTCAAACACGCGGATGCGAAAACGATGCCCGACGGCAACATATCGGTCGATCAATTCGCCGCCGAATCGATCGGAGGACAAACGCGTTTCGCTTCGTTGACCGTCGGCAGTGACTCAGGAATCCACGGCGGATGTCAGATGTCATGGAGTCGTGCGGGCACACGAGTCCCGCCGATCACAGGGCCCCGTGAACTGTTCGAGAAATTGTTCGTCGGTACGAAGCAGTCGGATAAGCAAAAAGCCGCCGACCGCTTCCGCTTGAAACAGTCGATCCTCGATTCGATTGGTGGTGATGCGAAGTCGGTCGCCAAAACATTAAATGCGCGCGACAAGCAGAAACTGGACGAGTACTTCACGTCGATCCGCGAAGTCGAACAGCGTTTGGGTAACCGACAACAGTGGATCGACGTCCCAAAACCGTCGCCGCCTTTTGATCGGCCACGCAATTCCAACATGGTCGATGACCTGCCGATGCTCTACGATCTAATCGCAATCGCACTGCAAACCGATTCGACAAGGATTGCAACTCTGGAGATCGGCGGCGACTTCGAAGCCCGTGACTTCGGATTTAATTCAGGCTATCACGCTCTTTCACATCACGGCCAACGCGAAGAAGCGATCAAAGCCCTGAAAGTGATCGACGCCTATCAAGTCGAACAATTCGCGCGGTTCCTCGACAAACTGAAATCTTTCCAAACAGACGAATCAAACCTCTTGGATCAGACAACCGTCCTGTTCGGCAGTGGAATGGGAAACGCCAATTCCCACACCAATTCCAACCTACCTGTTGTTCTGGCCGGAGGAGGTTTTCGTCACCGGGGGATGCTGGCCTTTGATCAGAAAGAGACTCACCGGCCGCCGTTAACCAATCTTTTCCTTTCGATGCTACACCGTTTCGGACTACACACCGATGCGTTTGCGACCAGTACCGGAACGTTGACAGGTCTGGAGATCGCATGA
- a CDS encoding serine/threonine protein kinase: MSNRHVQRELPSQLGIWRLGQVIHDGTENAVFRAQPVDASGSPRWDYAVKVAKTEEGWEGIARCMAAAGSLSHPNLITVLDGDIRSQFPYVVMPRIAGDSMQWNLQRGPRRPLPVALWFVRQMCQALESMHGAGWVHGDIKPSNLIIAANGHVTLLDLGYSFRGTLAESSPFRGTPAYASPELLTNPSAASHASDLYAAGRILWDWLAHVETDNELLLSPVCELVEQMADETPQRRPSATHVVQALLRLEIDSLGEHIEPSQTEFRRVA; this comes from the coding sequence ATGTCAAATCGTCACGTTCAGCGAGAATTGCCCAGCCAGCTCGGAATCTGGCGTTTGGGGCAGGTCATCCATGACGGAACTGAAAACGCGGTCTTTCGGGCACAGCCGGTTGATGCGAGCGGGAGTCCACGTTGGGACTATGCCGTCAAAGTCGCAAAAACCGAAGAGGGCTGGGAAGGCATTGCCCGCTGCATGGCAGCCGCAGGATCGCTGTCTCACCCGAATTTGATCACCGTGCTTGACGGCGACATTCGCTCTCAGTTTCCTTACGTCGTGATGCCACGGATTGCCGGTGACTCAATGCAATGGAACCTGCAGCGCGGACCGCGGCGCCCGCTTCCAGTCGCGTTGTGGTTTGTCCGACAGATGTGTCAGGCATTGGAATCGATGCACGGGGCCGGTTGGGTTCACGGCGACATCAAACCATCAAATCTGATCATCGCGGCCAACGGGCACGTCACGTTACTTGACTTGGGATATTCGTTCCGGGGAACCCTGGCCGAATCGTCACCGTTTCGAGGCACGCCGGCGTACGCTTCGCCAGAGTTGTTGACTAATCCTTCGGCGGCCAGCCATGCGAGTGACCTCTACGCGGCCGGTCGCATTTTGTGGGATTGGTTGGCCCATGTCGAAACCGATAACGAACTGCTACTCAGCCCGGTCTGTGAATTGGTCGAGCAGATGGCGGACGAGACGCCTCAGCGGCGCCCCAGTGCAACACATGTCGTTCAGGCTTTGTTGCGGCTTGAAATCGACTCTCTTGGCGAGCATATCGAGCCTTCACAAACGGAATTTCGCCGCGTCGCTTGA
- a CDS encoding rhomboid family intramembrane serine protease gives MIIPYSTDTPLHHWPFVTCGLIVTNVVVFCMTTLSCLFGQIEFDQISWLMLMPDQINPLQWVTCIFMHGDPLHLISNLFFLFVFGLIVEGKAGSTRFALIYLGIGTIVSAVSQVGMFVLGSEAPMLGASGVVAGLMMIALLWAPDNDVFWLFLVWRFETAIAIFALYFIALDLMYVIFSGLVITGAFGHILGATLGFFAGGYLLRTEQVDCDGWDAVSRHDWLKQYRFLYSDKQRQRDALLQQDDFSPVTSALQLEGCNVDHAVRYGSTSLPEIAKSNLNDRKQREAKRKAEGNKPKRRYKRIVKCEGAERTAKSQSHPEFNRLAYVLRSSLKAGNLVEAMRHFRSMDSQQLAHGLSESTLMEIAKKLGAAKQWTDAVRPLVVLTEKKESMADEARLLMARIQLQVMKRRDLAIKTLEEIQTPDPESNAGITASTQNVVRRRDQLLQQLRQTA, from the coding sequence ATGATCATCCCCTACAGCACCGACACTCCGCTTCACCACTGGCCTTTCGTGACGTGCGGATTGATCGTGACCAACGTGGTTGTGTTTTGTATGACCACGCTCAGTTGCCTCTTCGGGCAGATCGAGTTCGATCAAATCAGTTGGTTGATGCTGATGCCCGACCAAATCAATCCCCTGCAATGGGTGACCTGTATCTTCATGCATGGTGACCCGTTGCACTTAATCAGCAATCTGTTTTTCCTATTCGTCTTCGGCTTGATCGTCGAAGGAAAAGCGGGGTCGACAAGGTTTGCGTTGATCTATCTGGGGATCGGGACCATTGTCAGCGCCGTCTCTCAAGTCGGCATGTTTGTTCTCGGCAGTGAGGCACCGATGCTGGGTGCATCGGGGGTTGTCGCCGGGCTAATGATGATCGCGTTATTGTGGGCACCTGATAACGACGTATTCTGGTTGTTCTTGGTTTGGCGCTTTGAAACCGCGATCGCGATCTTTGCGTTGTACTTTATTGCCCTGGACCTCATGTACGTGATTTTCAGTGGTTTGGTAATCACGGGCGCGTTCGGTCATATTTTGGGAGCCACTCTTGGGTTCTTTGCCGGCGGGTATCTGCTGCGAACAGAGCAAGTTGATTGTGATGGGTGGGACGCGGTGTCCCGTCACGATTGGCTGAAGCAGTATCGTTTTCTCTACAGTGACAAACAGCGTCAGCGCGACGCACTGCTTCAGCAAGACGACTTCAGCCCCGTGACAAGTGCACTGCAATTGGAAGGCTGCAACGTCGATCACGCCGTCCGCTACGGATCGACCAGTCTGCCAGAAATCGCGAAGTCAAACCTGAACGATCGAAAGCAACGCGAAGCTAAACGGAAAGCCGAAGGCAACAAACCTAAGCGGCGGTACAAACGCATCGTCAAGTGTGAAGGTGCCGAGCGAACCGCCAAAAGCCAGTCGCATCCCGAATTTAATCGATTGGCATATGTGTTACGTTCAAGTTTAAAAGCCGGCAACCTGGTCGAGGCGATGCGCCATTTTCGATCGATGGATTCACAGCAGCTGGCGCACGGACTGTCCGAATCAACGCTGATGGAGATTGCCAAGAAGCTCGGTGCGGCAAAGCAATGGACCGACGCGGTTCGCCCATTGGTCGTGTTGACGGAAAAGAAAGAATCGATGGCCGATGAGGCTCGTCTGTTGATGGCACGAATTCAATTGCAAGTCATGAAACGCCGCGACCTTGCCATCAAGACGTTGGAAGAAATCCAGACGCCGGATCCGGAGAGTAACGCCGGTATCACCGCGTCGAC